The genomic region CTTTCAAAATTCACCAGTTAGGTCTGATGTTTGGACTTTGGGTCGAACCGGAAATGGTCAGTCGCAACAGCAATCTTTTTGATACACATCCAGATTGGGCAATCATGATACCAGGCAGAGCACCCAGTGTCGGACGTCATCAGTTCATTCTTGATCTGACACGGGAAGATGTCAGGGATTATCTCCTTGAGGCGCTTACTAAGATTTTTGCACTTGGACAAGTAGACTATGTCAAATGGGATATGAACAGGGTCTTCAGTGACATTGCTTCGAGAAATAATGATATCAGGGACATGGGTGAATTCAACCATCGCTATGTACTGGGTCTATATGACCTGTTGGATAAACTTACAAGACGTTTTCCGAAAATCCTTTTCGAATCCTGTGCATCTGGCGGCAATCGCTTTGACTTAGGCATGCTCTGTTTCATGCCCCAGACATGGACCAGTGATGATACCGATGCCTTGGAACGAATCTATATCCAGGAAGGAACCAGTTATGGTTATCCGCTCTCTGCTATGTGTTGCCATGTTTCGTCTGTACCGAACCATCAGACATTGCGAAAAAGCAACATCGAGACCCGGTTCAATATTGCAGCTTTCGGGAACCTAGGCTATGAACTTGATCTGACGGAATTATCTGCTTCAGAACTTGAAATAATTGCAGAACAGATTGCTTTCTATAAGGCACATCGCAACCTATTCCAATATGGAACATTCATTCGCCTCCTTCATGATACGAATACAGTAAGATGGGCAGTGATGAATCCCGACAAGACAGAAATGTTGCTTCTTGATTTCCGATTGTTCAATAAGCCGAATCCAGGCCTTGACGTCCTTAAGTTTCCTGTCGCTGCGCCGAAGACTCGCTATGAAGTCTACCCTCGCCCCCAGCGAATTCCAATGGAAGTCTTTGGAAAACTGGCAGATTGCCTGATTGATGATATATCATACGGAAAAATAAAGAGAAAGGAAACTGCTTATATTGACAGTGAAACCGTACATTATTCCGTGACAGGGGAATTTCTTGCAAAGGCAGGAATTCATCTGACACAGACTTTCGGGGGTACCGGTTATGACGGACATCTGACACGCGTACTTGATGATCAGTCTTCCCGCCTGTATGTATTCATACGGGCTGAATGACATAGCAAAAAAAACCTCCCCAGGCTTGCAATCCTAGAGAGGTTGCCGTTAATACGGCAAAAGGCATCACCATTATTACCTCAAAAATGAGGGGGAAAACAACAATGGCGATAGAACAGTGGGCAGAACAAAAAAACTAAAAAGTCTATGTACGGGATATAATCAACCGACCCACTGCCAGACAATTTGAAAATATCATAATTTACTACTTATGTCAACAGACATGATAAATTTTGTCCTGTTGTTTTACTATATAGTAAAAAATATATGTAGTAAAAAAATACATTTCCTGCTTCTATTGGGTTTATTAGATTTTTCCACTTATTTTCTTCACTATATTGTTAGGTAAAATAACAATATCAAGCAAATAAAAAATTAGAAACTTATGACAAATATTAATAGATAAATTTATCAAATTAATTTAATTCATAGCTTTTCAAAAATATGCCACGGATGATATCCTTTTATTAAGCACAAAATTATTATACTATTAGTATCATCAAAAGGGGTTTTACATGCATATGGATTATCAACCAGCCAAGGATGATTCCGGCTTTTTGTTCAATTTGGTATTAAAAGAGTTCAATTATATATTGGATGTTGACTTGACTGAAAAAGAAATAGTACAGTCCATCTCAAACATTCAGGAAATTCCAGATGGGTTGACCTATGAATTCTTTATCACAAAGTTCGGAGAAAACGTGCCGCTAAGCCATAAGACAGCTGCAAGGAATTTCATGCACAGTATTACTACCGCTGTAGCAACCGGCAATCTTACCCCACAGTTTGTCGAACTTAGGTTTACAGATATCCAGGACAATATTAAATCCAAGTGGTCCGCCATAAAATGCATCTATCGAAGGGATGTGCATGGGCATCTACATGGATACATCATTTCACGTGACATAACTATGGAAAAGGAAAATGAAGTACGCGTAATAAAAAGTGGACAAAGAGATCCCCTGACAAATCTGATCAACAGATTTGGTTTTGATTATCTCAGCGGAAGTGTCCTTGCCCATGCAATTATCTATCAACAGAAATTAGCATTGTTTTTTATCGATATTGACTATTTCAAGCAAATCAACGACACCCATGGTCATCAATTCGGAGATCAGGTACTCAAGGTAGTTGCAGACAAAATCCGAAAGCAATTCAAGGAAACGGATATTATCTGCAGATGTGGAGGTGATGAATTCATTGTCCTGATGGATGGGAACCCTTCCGCTGATACTGCATGCAGAAAGGCAGCAGACTTATGTAAAGCTGTTTCAATGATTGAATTTCCTTCTGCATACGTCAAAGTTTCAATTTCAATCGGAATTTCTCTGTTTCCTGAACATTCAGAAGATCCAGACATGTTGGAACATCTGGCGGACCTTGCATTGTATGAAGCAAAAGCAAAAGGGAAAAATCAATATAGGCTTTTCAGTGAAGAAAGCACCAATTCCCTTGAGCTTTCTTATCAACAGGAACGTCAGGGACAGAAAAACGGATCTTCCACAGCCCTTCTTGAGCTGGTCCTTGATGATTTGGCTATAGGAATAGTCGTCATCGAAGCTGAAAGCTATCGTGTCCTCTATATCAACGAAAAAGCAAGAGAACTTTTCAAAATAGATAGGAACACCAATATCTGCGGGCAACTCTGCTTCCAGTCTCTGAAAGGAAACTCAGGCCCTTGTCCTGACTGCAATCTGACAGGTTGGAAAAATAAAAAGATCTGTAGAAACAGCCGTACCTTATATCAGCAGATAAAAACCAAGATGATTGATTGGAATGGTCAGATTTCCTATATCCAATATATCAGTGCTTCTTTACCTACTGACGGACCAAAGACAGGTAGATAATCGGACTTTTCATTCCAGTGCCAAGATATGCAGCTATCATCTGGACTTTTTCAATCGTACCATCCGGCTTTTGCAGATGTACTTTTTCCTCCAGTATCCTGTGTGAGTTCAGCACCCTGTTAATCAAATTACAGAAAATTTTATGGTCTTCGCCAAAAAGGCCAAGTTTTCCCAAATCATCAAGTAAGATATCCTCATCAGAGAAACGGTCAATGTAATACCTGTTCGCAGTAAGTAGCTCAAGACGTCCATCAGGAGAAACAAGCACAAAAGCAACAGCCCCCTTGATTTCTTCCAACAAGTCTGTTACATATGCCAGATTACAGTCCTGAAAATCCTTGTCCGGAATATTCAAAGGTAAAGGGGATCCTATAGCTAAGCCATTTTTTTCAATGAAGTCATCCAGCTCCTGCGGAGGCATCGGTTTTGCATAATAATACCCCTGTACCAAGTCACAGCCGATTCCTCTCAGGAAAGAAAGCTGCGGCAAAGTTTCAACACCTTCAGCAATGACTTTCAGTCCCATCCACTTAGCCATCCTGACGACAAAATTGATGATATCCCTGCTTTTCTCACTGGATTTGAAACTTGAAAGAAATCTCATATCTATCTTCAGATAATCTACCGGCAAATCCTTGAGAATGTTCAAACTGGAATAGCCGGATCCAAAATCATCCATCATGACAACGAAACCACGCTTTCGCAAATCATTGACCATGGCAATCAATTCACCGGTATTGACCATATAGGCGCTTTCGGTAATCTCTATCTTGACCATGCTGGGATCAAGACCATAGGATCGCACAGTCTCTTCCTGTTGCTGGCCCAGGGTTTCACTTGAAATGCTACGTCTGCTCAGATTGACAGAAATCGGAAACAATGGAAGTCCATGGGCCTTCCTCTCTGCAAGGTAGATACAGGCATGTTCGAGAACATATTGGTCAAGTTTGATAATGAAACCATTCTGCTCAAAGACAGGAAGGAACTGTGCCGGTGCCAGCAGACCCTTTACAGGATGTTTCCATCTCACCAGCACTTCGGCACTGACAGCTTTGTTCTGTTCCAAAGAAAATACCGGCTGATAATAAAGGACAAACTGTCCGGTCTTAAGGGCAAGTTCCATCTCGCCATGGATCTGCTGTTCTTCCTTGACTGCATGGCTCATCGAAGGGTCATAGTATGCATAGGTACAGATACAGTCACCTTTGACAGATTGCAAAGCCAGATAAGCCCTCGCCAGCATAGTCTCCACACCTAACGTATGGTCAACAATTTCGTATACACCGAAATTGATCAACGGCCTGAAAAGGATGCCCTGTTCGGAAAGATCGATAGAAAGCAACTGAGAAAGCTTTTCTGCATCAAACTGTTCCTTCTCGACACAGAGGACGAACGAATCGTTTTCCAATCTTCCATATGTCCCTACGAATTTCGTCTTGTCAGACAGAACAGAAGCAATTTCCACAAGAAGGACATTGCCGCTGCTGTGCCCGAATACTTCATTTACCATCCGGAACTTACTGACATCTAGATAAATCATGACATAGTCAGTATGAGGATTCATCCTGAGCAGCTTCGAGGTACAGCTGACAAACGTCTCCCTGTTGTATAATCCTGTAAGCAGGTCATGCCGAGCCTTGCGTCGAAGCAAGGCTCTCCGCGATTCCAATTTTTTCCATTGCTGCCTTACTTTGGAAATATCTTCCATGGAATAAGCAAAATAACCTTTAAGACCTTCAAGCTTGGACAATCTGGAATTGACCCAACGTTCTTCTGAACCATTGTAACATTGTATCCTATGCTCAATTGAGAAAGAACTTAGTTCACCATCCAACACCCGTGAAAGTTGGAAAACAAAGCGATTGACATCCGGTGCAGGAATAAAGGAGGTCAGACAATCAATATCAATGATATCAGGCATCTTTGACCAACCGCCCAAATCCAATAATTTTTTATTGTATTTTATTACATGCAAAGATTTTCCATCTGTTGTAGAGCGAAGAATAATGAGACCACCAGGAAACACTTCTGCAAGAGAATCAAACAAGCTGACAAGTACATGTTGGTACGAAATTTGATATTCATGAAAATCAAGGAGACTCTTGCGCATCTGCCCAAGTCCTTCGGCAACAGCTTTGACACCGGATTGATAAAGCTTGAGTTTCATTCCCTCGGCAAGAGGTACCGGGACATAGACAATTATATAGACCTGTGCAACAAGGTGAGCAAATCGTTCAATTCCTTTCAAAGAAGCAATACTATCAGTACTGTCACTATAAATAACAACCAACATAGGTGATATCGTTTCAGACAAATCTGGCTGCGGAATTTCATCGATATTGTCATATATACCCACCGAATTTTCTTCCACTGGGTGGATGACAAGAACCTTTCCTCCCTTGCACTCTTCCAAATGTTGCATGACCAATTGATCCATCTGCTTATCATTCATCCAATTGTTTTCCTTATTCCCGACATGGTTAGCCAGCATACCATATCCATCATGAGATTCTTCATTTCATAATAGCACAAACAAAAGCATTTAAAAAGCATAGTCAGCAATACTATCATTCATACTTTGGAATAAGTCGCCTTGATACTCACCGAAGGAATCTGGCCCAGTCTGCCAGCCAAAGAACTGATGAAATCCTGAGGAGCATCAAGTACAATGGAAATGACGGAAAGATGTTTTTTCGGATATGGCAACCCCATCCTCCCGATGATATAAGAAGCAGCCTCATGCAGGCATTCGTTGACTTGCTCTACGGAATCGCCGCTTTC from Spirochaetia bacterium harbors:
- a CDS encoding diguanylate cyclase, whose product is MHMDYQPAKDDSGFLFNLVLKEFNYILDVDLTEKEIVQSISNIQEIPDGLTYEFFITKFGENVPLSHKTAARNFMHSITTAVATGNLTPQFVELRFTDIQDNIKSKWSAIKCIYRRDVHGHLHGYIISRDITMEKENEVRVIKSGQRDPLTNLINRFGFDYLSGSVLAHAIIYQQKLALFFIDIDYFKQINDTHGHQFGDQVLKVVADKIRKQFKETDIICRCGGDEFIVLMDGNPSADTACRKAADLCKAVSMIEFPSAYVKVSISIGISLFPEHSEDPDMLEHLADLALYEAKAKGKNQYRLFSEESTNSLELSYQQERQGQKNGSSTALLELVLDDLAIGIVVIEAESYRVLYINEKARELFKIDRNTNICGQLCFQSLKGNSGPCPDCNLTGWKNKKICRNSRTLYQQIKTKMIDWNGQISYIQYISASLPTDGPKTGR
- a CDS encoding bifunctional diguanylate cyclase/phosphodiesterase, producing the protein MNDKQMDQLVMQHLEECKGGKVLVIHPVEENSVGIYDNIDEIPQPDLSETISPMLVVIYSDSTDSIASLKGIERFAHLVAQVYIIVYVPVPLAEGMKLKLYQSGVKAVAEGLGQMRKSLLDFHEYQISYQHVLVSLFDSLAEVFPGGLIILRSTTDGKSLHVIKYNKKLLDLGGWSKMPDIIDIDCLTSFIPAPDVNRFVFQLSRVLDGELSSFSIEHRIQCYNGSEERWVNSRLSKLEGLKGYFAYSMEDISKVRQQWKKLESRRALLRRKARHDLLTGLYNRETFVSCTSKLLRMNPHTDYVMIYLDVSKFRMVNEVFGHSSGNVLLVEIASVLSDKTKFVGTYGRLENDSFVLCVEKEQFDAEKLSQLLSIDLSEQGILFRPLINFGVYEIVDHTLGVETMLARAYLALQSVKGDCICTYAYYDPSMSHAVKEEQQIHGEMELALKTGQFVLYYQPVFSLEQNKAVSAEVLVRWKHPVKGLLAPAQFLPVFEQNGFIIKLDQYVLEHACIYLAERKAHGLPLFPISVNLSRRSISSETLGQQQEETVRSYGLDPSMVKIEITESAYMVNTGELIAMVNDLRKRGFVVMMDDFGSGYSSLNILKDLPVDYLKIDMRFLSSFKSSEKSRDIINFVVRMAKWMGLKVIAEGVETLPQLSFLRGIGCDLVQGYYYAKPMPPQELDDFIEKNGLAIGSPLPLNIPDKDFQDCNLAYVTDLLEEIKGAVAFVLVSPDGRLELLTANRYYIDRFSDEDILLDDLGKLGLFGEDHKIFCNLINRVLNSHRILEEKVHLQKPDGTIEKVQMIAAYLGTGMKSPIIYLSLVRQ
- a CDS encoding iron-only hydrogenase system regulator; this translates as METRIAILAIIIESGDSVEQVNECLHEAASYIIGRMGLPYPKKHLSVISIVLDAPQDFISSLAGRLGQIPSVSIKATYSKV